In Bacillus thuringiensis, the DNA window TTCACTGTTAATAGAACAATACCATTTTTGAAACTTGCAAAGCGTGGAGCTTCGACGGAATTTGGTGTGAATTGAGTGAATTGGTATCCATCTAATGTAACAATAACAGCGCCTAATTCTTGGCTGTTATTAATACTTGATTTCTCTTTTAACATTTTTTTATCGCCCATGTTATTAGCTGTAGCTTTATCTTGGTAGAAAGTTTTATCTGCTGAAACCTTTTCAGCACCTTGTTTGTTTAAGCTTAATGAAAAGCTTCCAGGGCTTCCGATTGGAGCATCGAATTTTCCTTTATTAGCTTGAGCAGTTGGGATTGTTACTGAGACTGTTGAGAGACTTGAAATTTTTGCTAGATCATCTTTTCCGAATGGATACGCGATATAACCAGAAATAGTTTCTCCTGCTTTTACTAAGTAATCATTCGTCGGAGCAAGCTTAGTTGGTAGCTGATCTTCTTTTGGAATTAAGTCTTTATAGTTACTATATACTTTCTGCGCACCAGTAAATGACATGTCCAATGTTGGCATATAATAAATATCTTTAGCTGAACTATTTTTTACGCTATAGTTCACAAGAATGACTCCGCCCTCTGTTTGACGGTTAAATGGAATGTTAAAGGCCGTATGGAATCCATTTAATTCAACTAATGTATAACTGTTCATTGATACTGAAACATCTTCAGCTTTATGAACTTGTGGTTCCTTATTTTCAAAAAGAACTTTTGTTTTCCCGCCTGTTTCTTTTTCCATGTAGGAAATAAGTTTAGAATAATCGCCTGAGCTAGTAGCGATATTTTCTGTCTTTTTATCTTCAGTTTTCTTGTCTTCGGATTTCTTTTCTTCAGGTTTCTTTTCTTTCGTTGAATCCGTTTTTTCTGTTTTGTTTTCTTTGGCTGCATTTTCTTTTTGTTCTTTATTTGTCGTATCACTTTGACCACAGCCAGTTATTACAAAAGCTGCTACAATTATTGTAGAAAATAAAGAAAGTAATTTTTTTGACATGTTTCTTCCCCCTATTTGTGTAAAACTAAACTCTCACATTAGCCCCACGTTATATTATAAAAAAGTTAGTAAAAATTTACCAGTGTTTTTTCTGATTGTTTTAATTGTTTAAATATTTCAATATAATAAAATCGGATAGAAGTTTAGAATGGAATGGTGGTTTGTATTTTTTTATCGTTTGAAATATTACATCATATTGGTATGATAGAAATAGAGATATATGGAAAGGAGACAAGGACTCAATATGTGGATGAACTTGTAATGATTAGAAATTAGATAGATGAATTTTTCTCTCATAAGTGAGGGGTTATTTAGCTATCTGTAAATCATGCAAGGACTGCGTAGTTGGCTTGTACATCCCCTTTGTAAGGATAGATACTTATGTGGGGAAATTCATATCTCTTATATAAAATATGCGTCCTTTAAAATTGGAGGAGTATATGATGAATCAATTAAAACATAAAGTAGCAGTTGTTACAGGTGTAAGTCGTTTAGATGGTATAGGCGCAGCGATTTGTAAAGAATTAGCTGAAGTAGGATACGATATATTTTTTACATATTGGACAGCTTACGATAAAAAGATGCCTTGGGGCGTTGATCAAAGTGAACAAATACAATTAAAAGAAGAGTTATTAAAAAACCGTGTGAAAGTATC includes these proteins:
- a CDS encoding DUF5068 domain-containing protein; protein product: MSKKLLSLFSTIIVAAFVITGCGQSDTTNKEQKENAAKENKTEKTDSTKEKKPEEKKSEDKKTEDKKTENIATSSGDYSKLISYMEKETGGKTKVLFENKEPQVHKAEDVSVSMNSYTLVELNGFHTAFNIPFNRQTEGGVILVNYSVKNSSAKDIYYMPTLDMSFTGAQKVYSNYKDLIPKEDQLPTKLAPTNDYLVKAGETISGYIAYPFGKDDLAKISSLSTVSVTIPTAQANKGKFDAPIGSPGSFSLSLNKQGAEKVSADKTFYQDKATANNMGDKKMLKEKSSINNSQELGAVIVTLDGYQFTQFTPNSVEAPRFASFKNGIVLLTVNFKLDNKDAQDVSLSPISSTLRVNDGTQYTINEGMLLNYDYNAAVKTGTSGELLQVYILDQEQYEKIWKDKSFEIELGPMRNKEAKDISQGKKVKFTLPK